ACCGGCCAATCTAGCGTTACGCTGAACACGTCCGTTTGTGCCTATCACCTTTCGCACTCAAGATTAGACCAAACCACAAATCTATGTTCTCGATCAGAAGAATGTCGCGTCATTTCACCGGATCGATGGTGTTTGAACAAACAATTCTGGCAACGGTTCTTATCCTGGCGGCCCTGGCGATCATTGGATCAATCGGGGATTTGACCGCCGTTACCATACGTACCGTCGACATAAGTCCTACCTCTGCCAACATGAGGGCCGATTCGTCCGATCCACCATCGGGAGTGGTCCCGTACGACAAGTCCACCTTTCTGCGCAATTCCCGACCCGCGTGGACCAGCGTACTTAATTGCCTTTCACTGGCTATTGCGTTGGCTTGGCTGGTTCTCCGTGAGCGTCAACGAAAGATGAGATCACCCCGCCGATTGTCAACGGATTGTGCCGACTCCGTCAGTAACCGAGTCGCAATGAAACGTCAACGAACGTGCCGTCGTCTTTATAACAACACTGCAATGTTAATGACCGGCGACATCGAAATACGCCAAATCATGACGCGGACACCTGAGACGATGCGCCCAGGGGATACGATTGAACGGGCACGGCAAATGTTCGAGAAACAAGCGGCCGACTATCTTGTCGTTTCTAAGCCGAATGGCACGCTCGTCGGCCTTCTGAGTCGCTACTACATTGCTCGCACGAAAGCGAAACGAGTCTCAGATGCCATGTTGCCGAGACCATTTTACGTTTCGATGGATACAATGCTTAGCCCCACAGTGACGCAAATGCTAAACGAAGGTGTCTCTTGCGTCGCCGTCGTTGAAAACCATCGAGTCATCGGCATCGTTACCACCCAGGACATTCAATTAACTTTCCAAGCCGTGCTGCACGTCCTGGCGAAGAAGTCAAATGAAATTCAGTTGACGGACGGAATTGCCGCCTGCCTTGGAGAAGAGCAATCAAACTATCAGTCTTCTTCGCCAAAAT
This region of Pirellulaceae bacterium genomic DNA includes:
- a CDS encoding CBS domain-containing protein, which gives rise to MKRQRTCRRLYNNTAMLMTGDIEIRQIMTRTPETMRPGDTIERARQMFEKQAADYLVVSKPNGTLVGLLSRYYIARTKAKRVSDAMLPRPFYVSMDTMLSPTVTQMLNEGVSCVAVVENHRVIGIVTTQDIQLTFQAVLHVLAKKSNEIQLTDGIAACLGEEQSNYQSSSPK